The following coding sequences lie in one Rutidosis leptorrhynchoides isolate AG116_Rl617_1_P2 chromosome 4, CSIRO_AGI_Rlap_v1, whole genome shotgun sequence genomic window:
- the LOC139841730 gene encoding uncharacterized protein, translated as MALQYPLLFPYGEKGYHEEIPYRNNNERRKTIRGFVTMREFYCYMIQQRENEGTTLLRGGRLFQQYLVDAFTAIEEQRLKWLRNHQNELRLDLYNNVCDAVTRGDTKATSIGKRIILPSSHTGSPRYMVQNYQDAMALCQEFDNPELFITFTSNPKWPEIDAMLSYIEGQRAPDRPDIIARVFKQKLDCIMTDIMKKHIFGTTEAGIHIIEFQKRGLPHVHMLIWLTRDCKCKSPSDIDDLISAEIPSKTDDPEGYKAVSEYMLHGPCGGNNMDAPCIIKRKCSKHFPKPYYAETTIDEDGYANYRRRKNGETVTKAKTTLDNSFVVPYNRYLLLKYNAHINVEWCNRSRAIKYLFKYLNKGPDRATIVIQENLTQIENSSVAKIVEVDEIKNYLDCRYLSPCEAVWRMFSFDIHFSQPSVIKLSYHLPNQQAITVHDSANLPALLHRESIKETMFTQWFELNKRDENARQFTYAKIPIHYVWNQDAKEWTPRKQRIVYSNPASGERYYLRMLLNIVKGPQSFEDIRSVNGILHPTFKDACFAYGLINDDKEWTEAIDEATLWASGSQLRDFFVTILLFCNVSKPLKLWEQHWEALSDDILRKRRKLYNYPDLILTETQIKNYCLVEIEAILNKNGKSLADYPDLPQPDQSLLTHKDNRLIREELNYNLQEMRTLHTTLHNSLTPEQLAIYEKVIAAVTQKKGGLFFLYGPGGTGKTFVYNTILTKLRSEKMIVLAVASSRIASLLLPGGRTAHSRFVIPLELMENSTSGAQDETNRTRLFGRMPILLGGDFRQILPVIPKGKRQEVVHACINRSNLWNHCQLHTLTRIMRVNEYAPDGAIDTRKRLFNKWVLDIGDGNVPASTRDGEDEATWIKIPDEYIVESDTSPIDTIVDTIFPDFIANHQDEDYLRERAILTPRNDDADQINKRMFKKLQSKSMTYQSSDEICKGSTDALEQHQAYPVEFLNKLNFPGVPPHKLKLKIGQPIMLLRNLYPSAGMCNGTRLIITDFQKFVIHARIITGSHIGNTVIIPRIVLTATQSKWPFVLQRIQFPVKPCYAMTINKSQGQSLELVGLYLPKPVFSHGQLYVAMSRVTHPDGLKIVMVNELYDGLQNHTRNVVYKETFTNLHPTT; from the exons ATGGCATTACAATACCCTTTATTATTTCCCTATGGGGAAAAAGGGTATCACGAAGAAATCCCGTACCGTAATAATAACGAAAGACGGAAAACTATTAGAGGGTTTGTCACCATGCGTGAGTTCTATTGTTATATGATTCAACAACGTGAAAATGAGGGCACCACCTTGCTAAGAGGTGGACGATTATTTCAGCAATATTTAGTCGACGCGTTCACAGCCATCGAAGAACAACGGCTTAAATGGCTAAGGAATCATCAAAACGAGTTACGCCTTGATCTATACAATAACGTTTGTGATGCTGTGACACGAGGAGACACGAAAGCCACCTCAATAGGAAAACGTATCATCCTCCCATCTTCACACACAGGGAGCCCGCGGTATATGGTCCAGAACTACCAAGATGCGATGGCTCTTTGCCAAGAATTTGATAACCCCGAATTATTCATTACCTTCACCTCCAACCCTAAATGGCCAGAAATCGACGCCATGCTATCCTATATAGAAGGTCAACGCGCACCAGATCGACCCGACATTATTGCACGCGTCTTCAAACAAAAGCTTGATTGCATAATGACTGACATAATGAAGAAACACATTTTTGGCACAACGGAAGCAG GTATACATATAATCGAGTTTCAAAAACGCGGGCTTCCTCATGTACATATGCTGATTTGGTTAACTCGCGACTGCAAATGCAAGAGTCCATCAGACATCGATGACCTCATATCCGCTGAGATCCCATCTAAGACTGACGACCCAGAAGGGTACAAAGCCGTTAGTGAATACATGTTACATGGACCATGTGGTGGAAACAACATGGATGCACCCTGTATTATTAAAAGAAAATGTTCAAAACATTTCCCTAAACCGTATTACGCAGAGACAACAATAGATGAGGATGGATACGCAAACTACCGCCGAAGGAAAAATGGCGAAACGGTTACTAAAGCCAAAACTACACTTGACAACAGCTTTGTTGTCCCTTACAACAGATACCTCCTACTAAAATACAACGCACACATAAATGTAGAATGGTGCAATAGATCTCGGGCTATCaagtatttatttaaatacttaaacAAAGGCCCTGATCGAGCAACAATTGTTATACAGGAAAATTTAACTCAGATAGAAAACTCCTCAGTAGCAAAGATTGTTGAAGTAGACGAAATAAAAAATTATTTGGATTGTCGTTACCTGTCTCCATGTGAGGCTGTTTGGAGAATGTTTTCGTTCGACATCCACTTTTCTCAGCCATCCGTGATAAAGCTGTCATATCATTTACCAAATCAACAAGCTATTACCGTACATGATTCAGCTAACCTCCCCGCGCTTCTACATAGAGAAAGCATAAAGGAGACAATGTTCACTCAATGGTTTGAACTGAACAAGCGAGACGAGAATGCCCGACAGTTTACATACGCTAAAATCCCTATTCACTATGTATGGAACCAGGACGCAAAAGAGTGGACCCCTCGAAAACAACGGATTGTGTACTCAAACCCTGCATCGGGCGAGCGTTATTATCTCCGTATGTTGTTAAATATAGTGAAAGGTCcccaatcatttgaagatatccgtTCAGTCAATGGCATATTACATCCCACGTTCAAAGATGCTTGCTTTGCATACGGTCTCATAAATGATGATAAGGAGTGGACGGAAGCGATAGACGAGGCAACATTATGGGCTTCTGGTTCACAGCTTCGCGATTTTTTCGTCACAATTTTGCTTTTTTGCAACGTCAGTAAACCTCTCAAACTTTGGGAACAACATTGGGAGGCCTTATCTGATGACATTCTTCGCAAGAGGCGAAAACTGTACAACTACCCGGACTTAATCCTGACTGAGACTCAGATTAAAAACTATTGCTTGGTCGAAATAGAAGCTATTTTGAATAAAAATGGTAAAAGTCTAGCGGATTACCCGGATTTGCCCCAACCTGACCAATCTCTACTAACGCATAAGGACAATCGACTAATTCGAGAGGAATTAAACTACAACCTGCAGGAAATGAGAACCCTACACACCACACTTCACAACTCTCTCACCCCAGAACAACTAGCCATTTATGAGAAGGTTATTGCAGCAGTCACACAAAAGAAGGGCGGGCTTTTTTTCCTATATGGCCCTGGTGGTACAGGAAAAACGTTTGTGTACAACACCATATTGACCAAGCTGAGATCAGAAAAGATGATCGTCCTTGCGGTAGCATCATCAA GAATCGCATCGTTGCTTTTACCAGGAGGCAGGACTGCTCACAGTAGATTTGTCATCCCATTAGAACTCATGGAGAATAGCACTTCCG GCGCTCAAGATGAAACAAACAGAACCAGGCTCTTTGGCAGGATGCCGATTCTATTGGGAGGTGATTTTAGACAGATCTTACCGGTCATCCCCAAGGGCAAAAGACAAGAGGTGGTGCATGCGTGCATTAACCGTTCTAACCTGTGGAATCATTGTCAGCTACATACACTAACACGAATTATGCGGGTCAACGAATACGCTCCCGACGGTGCCATTGATACAAGAAAAAGGTTATTCAATAAGTGGGTGCTCGATATTGGAGATGGCAACGTCCCAGCGTCTACCCGAGACGGGGAAGATGAGGCTACATGGATAAAAATTCCCGACGAATATATTGTTGAATCAGATACCTCCCCAATTGACACTATTGTGGACACCATATTCCCAGATTTCATAGCAAACCATCAAGATGAAGACTACTTACGCGAAAGGGCAATTTTAACTCCACGAAACGACGATGCAGACCAGATTAATAAACGCATGTTCAAGAAACTACAATCTAAAAGTATGACATACCAAAGCTCAGATGAAATATGCAAGGGATCAACAGATGCACTGGAGCAACACCAAGCATATCCGGTCGAGTTTTTAAATAAATTGAATTTCCCCGGCGTCCCACCGCACAAGCTAAAACTGAAGATCGGTCAACCTATAATGTTGTTACGGAATTTGTACCCCAGCGCAGGCATGTGTAACGGAACCCGGCTTATAATTACCGACTTTCAGAAATTCGTGATTCATGCCCGCATAATTACTGGCTCGCATATAGGGAATACGGTCATAATACCTAGAATAGTCTTAACCGCTACACAGTCCAAATGGCCATTTGTTCTGCAGCGCATCCAGTTTCCCGTTAAACCATGCTATGCGATGACGATTAACAAGAGCCAGGGACAATCCCTAGAATTAGTGGGCCTATACTTACCAAAACCGGTCTTCAGCCATGGGCAGCTATACGTGGCAATGTCACGAGTCACTCACCCCGATGGCCTGAAAATAGTGATGGTCAATGAACTATACGACGGGTTACAGAACCATACACGAAATGTCGTCTACAAGGAAACATTCACAAACCTACATCCTACTACTTAA